Proteins from a single region of Hermetia illucens chromosome 3, iHerIll2.2.curated.20191125, whole genome shotgun sequence:
- the LOC119653270 gene encoding cecropin-1-like: MNFKVIFVVIAIVMVALCGQTEARWYKKIFKPVEKAVQRVRDGTLQALGVAQQAANVYATAQGAQQQRHA, translated from the exons ATGAATTTTAAAGTAATTTTCGTTGTCATTGCAATTGTCATGGTTGCATTGTGTGGTCAAACCGAAGCCCGGTGGTACAAAAAGATTTTCAAGCCAGTG GAAAAAGCTGTCCAAAGAGTTCGAGATGGAACACTTCAAGCACTCGGAGTTGCACAACAAGCTGCCAATGTTTATGCTACCGCTCAAGGAGCACAACAGCAAAGACATGCTTAG